agaATTAGAACCCGACAATCCGGATAAATGCGTTACGACTTGTAGAAGATTTGGTTTAAGGCTTGAAgcaataattaaatattaaatatctAGATATTTGCATAAACGTTGCAAAATGGAAGAAAttgccaaaacaaaataattatttgactTTTAAATTGCGTAATAGTATAATTATAATTCTCTTTCTATCTCTAAATCACAGCGTGGGGAACGTTTTTTcctggaagaagaagaagaagagctcaACAAGCTCAACGACCAAAAAACTTCGGACACGAAGActttttaattcatttctcctcttttgtttttttcgttcCAAAATATTCGATACTCTCGATCTCTTCTTCGTGATCctcattaaataaaaatacgatttttattctttttttgtgagtGCACCAAATTTTTTGACTTTGGATTAGCGTAGAATTCAAGCACATTCTGGGTTTATTCGTGTATGAGTAGACATTGATTTTGTCAAAGTTgcattcttttatataaaaaaagtttaatttccttttttcttttcttttctcttttttttttttttcccccatGTTATAGATTCTTCcccaaattttgaagaaaggaGAGAACTAAAGAGTCCTTTTTGAGATTCTTTTGCTGCTTCCCTTGCTTGATTAGATCATTTTTGTGATTCTGGATTTTGTGGGGGTTTCGTGAAGCTTATTGGGATCTTATCTGATTCAGGATTTTCTCAAGGTAAAGGGACGATCTTTAGCTTCTTTGCAGCTGCAATTACTTGATAATTCCATGTCTGGATTCTAATTTCatggttttttgaaaaaaaaaacaaaaaacaaatccgtTTGGAACTCGTTTGCTTAATGGTGACAGGTTTTAGGGTTGTTTAGTTATTGTTGTTAGATTCAAAGTGCTATTGTTCTGTGGCTTTTGATGTTTGGAAGTGAAACAagtttgttttgggtttttgctAATCAGAGATGATTCGACGATTTTGCAGGCTGCATTGCCGTATGAGCAGATAGTTTTATTTAGGCATTATGGGTTGGTTTAACAAGATCTTTAAAGGCTCTAACCAAAGGCTCCGGGTTGGGAATAATAAGCACAATCACAATGTTTATTACGATAATTATCCGACTGCTTCACATGATGATGAGCCTAGTGCGGCGGATACAGATGCTGATAATGATGAACCTCATCATACTCAGGAACCATCTACATCTGAGGTGAGTTTGGGGATCATGAAGTAGTGAAAAGAACCACATATATAGTTGACGGTTTATCATAGCTCTGGTCTGTACTGTTATTTCAACTTTTGTGGTTTTTCTTTACTAGGATAATACATCGAATGACCAGGAAAATGAAGACATAGACCGTGCAATTGCATTGTCGCTTTTAGAAGAGAATCAAGAACAGACAAGTATAAGCGGTGAGTTCATTTTCAGGATTGTTTTAGCCAAAACAGATATATGAAGACATGGTTTTGTTATCGGATTCGGTTTGCTACAATTCCTTTAAAAAAAGTAATGGACACAGGGAAATACTCGATGCCGGTGGATGAAGATGAGCAACTTGCTAGAGCCCTACAAGAAAGTATGGTAGTTGGGAATTCACCCCGTCACAAAAGTGGAAGTACATATGATAATGGGAATGCATATGGAGCTGGAGATTTATATGGGAATGGACATATGTATGGAGGAGGAAATGTATATGCAAATGGAGATATTTATTATCCAAGACCTATTACTTTTCAAATGGATTTCAGGTATTTAGATAGCCAATCATATTTAGCTGGCTTAATTTGGTCGATGTGTTAGTTTAGTGTCCAGCAGCCAAATAACTTGTCAACAACTTGTCTGCATAGGATTTGTGCTGGCTGTAATATGGAGATTGGCCATGGAAGATTTCTGAATTGCCTTAATTCACTATGGCATCCAGAATGTTTTCGATGTTATGGCTGCAGTCAGCCGATTTCTGAGTACGAGGTGAAACCAAGCTCTCTTCCATATCCTCTTCATTTGCTTTCTGGTTCTACTTAACctttagattttcttttgtaatgtGTTTCCCTTTTTTCCTATAGTTTTCAACATCAGGGAACTACCCTTTTCACAAGGCTTGTTACAGGGAGAGATATCATCCTAAATGTGATGTCTGCAGCCACTTTGTACGTAAACCTCTTTCCTTTTCTATCATTTTAGCCCATAAATATATtcatgtgttgttgttttgttccgGATCTTACACTTATCGTCtgttgctttgtttttctccCGAATGTAAATTCTTTGAACAGATACCAACAAATCATGCTGGTCTTATTGAATATAGGGCACATCCTTTTTGGGTTCAGAAGTATTGTCCTTCTCACGAACACGATGCTACCCCGAGATGTTGCAGTTGTGAAAGAATGGAGGTGggttttcttctcctctaatATGTCCCCAAACATACATCATCTACTCAAAagtgaaaacattttttagcCGGTAATTGACAACTTAGCTATACTTTGTAGCCACGGAATACGAGATATGTTGAACTTAACGATGGACGGAAACTTTGCCTTGAGTGTTTGGACTCGGCGGTCATGGACACCATGCAATGCCAACCTCTGTACttgcaaatacaaaatttctaTGAAGGACTCAACATGAAGGTAGAGCAGGAAGTTCCACTCCTCTTGGTTGAGAGACAAGCACTTAACGAAGCCAGAGAAGGTGAAAAGAATGTAAGTAAAGAAAAGACAATTATCCAGTACTAAGCTAATACTTGAAATTATTATCACATTCTGTTTCTAAAGTATTAAACcttttcattttgcttcttaGGGTCACTATCACATGCCAGAAACAAGAGGACTCTGCCTTTCAGAAGAACAAACTGTTAGTACTGTAAGAAAGCGATCAAAGCATGGCACAGGAAAATGGGCCGGGAATATTACAGAACCTTACAAGTTAACACGGCAATGTGAAGTTACCGCCATTCTCATCTTATTCGGGCTCCCTAGGTAAAAAAGACTCTTTTTGCTTCCATTGAATTGATCTTATGTCACAGTTCAAGCATTGATGGTTTTGCTGAATTTTGTTCAGGTTACTTACTGGTTCGATTCTAGCTCATGAGATGATGCATGCGTGGATGAGGCTCAAAGGTGAATTTCTTACTACTCCTCTTAACGTCTTATATTACTGCTTCTTTCTGTTGATCACATTGTTGAAACCTTGTTTCGTTTTGGTCTTAAAAAGGATTCCGAACACTGAGCcaagatgttgaagaaggtatATGTCAAGTGATGGCTCATAAATGGTTAGATGCTGAGTTAGCTGCTGGTTCAACAAATAGCAATGCTgcatcatcatcctcctcttCTCAAGGACTGAAAAAGGGACCGAGATCTCAGTACGAGAGAAAGCTTGGTGAGTTTTTCAAGCACCAAATCGAGTCTGATGCTTCTCCGGTTTATGGAGACGGGTTCAGAGCTGGGAGGTTAGCTGTTCACAAGTACGGTTTGCGAAAAACACTTGAGCATATACAGATGACCGGTAGATTCCCGGTTTAAGAACCCAAATGGACAAGGTCTTCTACTTTATTTATAGGATCCTTGgtagattattattatatgcTCTAATTCTTTTGGTGGAAAATGTACTCTCGACCATATTCTTATGTGTAGTCTCATTCGATGATTCTTTGTATTCCTCTGTTAAAATCCATCAGAATCAGATTCagtgttttctttgttattgcTCTCCAAATTCAATCGAACCAAACCGAgccaaaccaaaccaaccgAACCAAATTCCAATTtaaaggtttcttctttacaCACTCTCACTCTTCGTCGCCGACGTAGTCGTCGTCAATCGTCGACTAAAACCTTAGACACATTCCAAAGTACGGAACTTTGAGGTCCCAAGTTTAATGGGTTCCAGCGTTAATCATCCGACAACAAAATTCTCCTGATGCTCCGACGGTCTCCGGCACGCGTTGTTGCCTATCAGTTGCTTCCGTTTCTCTATACTCGTAGCTTCTCCGAAGCCTCGAGAACCTTACGCCGCGAGCTTCGAGGAGGAAACGGGCGAATTCGACCCGAATTACTCGAGCGGGTCTCACGTTTGCTCGTACTTGGCAGGTACGAAGCTTTACATGATCTATCACTCGATTTCTCAGATGAACTTCTCAACTCCATCCTGCGTAGATTGAGGCTTAACCCAGAGGCATGTCTGGAGATTTTCAATTTGGCTTCAAAGCAACAAAAGTTCCGGCCTGATTACAAGGCTTACTGTAAAATGGTTCACATCTTGTCCAGGGCTAGAAATTACCAACAGACAAAATCGTATTTATGTGAACTGGTTGCTCTTAATCACTCGGGCTTCGTTGTCTGGGGAGAGCTCGTTCGGGTTTTCAAGGAATTTTCCTTCTCTCCTACAGTCTTTGA
This sequence is a window from Arabidopsis thaliana chromosome 1 sequence. Protein-coding genes within it:
- the DA1 gene encoding DA1, producing the protein MGWFNKIFKGSNQRLRVGNNKHNHNVYYDNYPTASHDDEPSAADTDADNDEPHHTQEPSTSEDNTSNDQENEDIDRAIALSLLEENQEQTSISGKYSMPVDEDEQLARALQESMVVGNSPRHKSGSTYDNGNAYGAGDLYGNGHMYGGGNVYANGDIYYPRPITFQMDFRICAGCNMEIGHGRFLNCLNSLWHPECFRCYGCSQPISEYEFSTSGNYPFHKACYRERYHPKCDVCSHFIPTNHAGLIEYRAHPFWVQKYCPSHEHDATPRCCSCERMEPRNTRYVELNDGRKLCLECLDSAVMDTMQCQPLYLQIQNFYEGLNMKVEQEVPLLLVERQALNEAREGEKNGHYHMPETRGLCLSEEQTVSTVRKRSKHGTGKWAGNITEPYKLTRQCEVTAILILFGLPRLLTGSILAHEMMHAWMRLKGFRTLSQDVEEGICQVMAHKWLDAELAAGSTNSNAASSSSSSQGLKKGPRSQYERKLGEFFKHQIESDASPVYGDGFRAGRLAVHKYGLRKTLEHIQMTGRFPV